A window of the Fulvia fulva chromosome 11, complete sequence genome harbors these coding sequences:
- a CDS encoding AN1-type zinc finger protein TMC1 yields the protein MRSNSITSISSFCSRASSAEPEPTMQIFVKSIQGDTFPITIPESTSVHTLRSLLALRTNTPESDLRLVHAGKHLSPSEALSTYHISGESTVHMALPIRGGAPKKIRCNAKDCKEKAQLIVGDCGFCKGHFCGKHRMLESHNCTGLEDCKKEEKERNREKLESERTVAIKGI from the exons ATGCGTTCCAACAGCATCACCTCCATCAGCTCCTTCTGCTCCCGCGCTTCGTCAGCGGAGCCAGAGCCAACCATGCAGATCTTCGTCAAGAGCATCCAAGGCGACA CCTTCCCCATAACCATTCCCGAGTCAACCTCGGTCCATACCCTCCGCTCCCTCCTCGCCCTGCGTACCAACACACCAGAGTCCGACCTCCGCCTAGTCCACGCTGGCAAGCATCTCTCTCCCTCAGAAGCCCTCTCAACCTACCACATCAGCGGCGAATCCACCGTCCACATGGCTCTGCCCATCCGCGGTGGCGCACCCAAGAAGATCCGCTGCAACGCCAAGGACTGCAAAGAGAAGGCCCAGCTCATCGTCGGCGATTGCGGCTTCTGCAAAGGTCACTTCTGCGGCAAACACCGCATGCTGGAGAGCCACAACTGCACTGGTCTTGAGGACTGCAAGAAAGAGGAGAAGGAGCGGAATCGCGAGAAGTTGGAGAGTGAGCGTACTGTGGCTATCAAGGGGATTTAG